TCGCCGGATTCCAGCTCAGCGGAAATCCGCTCGCGCGTGGCTTCGGATTTCCAAAGGCGAGTGAGCGACATCCCCTTGTGTTTCGCAATCAGACCTTCAATTCGGCGGCCCTCGCGTTCTGCTCCTTCAAGATCTTCAGTCGGGTCGACCACCAGCAGAAAACGCAATTGTTCTGCCTGTCGTCGTTCACGCAACCACTTTGCCACCGAGATATTATCCGTTGAATACCGGCGACTCAGGTTACCGTCTTCGCCGAATGACCAATCGCCAAGCCGCACGACTTCCCAGGGAACGCGCGAACTCCACGCATCGTTCACCAACGTCAATGGCATGGGGCGCAATTCTTCGAGGGCATCTCGAATCAGTTTCGGCAGAAGTAACTCAGCCGCCTGTTCACCGACTTTCGTCAATGCGTTGAAACCGGTTCGCCCACCACTGCTGGTGGCCTTTCGAATAGCGTCCAATAGCTGTTCGAACTGTTTGTTATGAATGTCTTGTTCTGCGCTTAAGACCGTAGCCGACCTGCCGGACGTCAGAACAGACACGTCGATGGTTGTGTTCGACGACGCTGCATCCGGCCCTGCGACTTTGCGCACAATCAAGTAGCTTCGGTTGCCCTCGAATTCCAGCGTGTGACCGCTTCGAGTCCTCACGGCCGGCGGCTCAGGCAGAATTTCGCGGTCGAATGTCACCTCCAGATCGTCAAGTTGAGGCGACGCTGCCAGTTGCAAAACGTCGTGCGAAAGTTGCTCATAAGTAGCGGCATCTCGTTCGCAGATCGTCAGTTCACGAAGGCTTGGGCGACTTCCTGCATCCTTCAATGCTGCGAGTAACCCCTGAACTAGTGCTCGTACGATGGCTGGTTTTGCGAGTCCCGTTCCGCCGCCGATTGGAACCGTCACAATGTTGTCCACCTGACACCGCAGCAGAGTACGCATTGCGTTTTCAACCGCGAATCGAAACGTCTCTTCCGTAAATTCATTAAACGAGCCCAGCCCGATCAGCACCAGCAAATCGGCACGAATGGCTCGACGTGGCGTGGGCAGCACAAAGACTTCCCCAAGATTCGCTGAGTACATTCGGCGCTCGATCACTTCTGCCAGCACGCCGTCGATCTGCTGGTCGATGGCGACGGCTGCGCCACCTGGCCGCACGTCGCTGAAAATGCCCAGCATCACGGCCTGCCCTTCCGCTTGAGTGATGTCGCCCTGAGCCAGACGCAGGTCAAGTCGTTGGGTGCGCTTTCGACCGACAACAACCGGCTCTTTTGACAACGCCAACGTCGACGTGCTTCCGACGGAAGGAGTTGTCGCATCGGCTTCGCCCGGCGCTGCAAAGGGTTCCAGCATGTGCCGAATTTCTGTCGTGGTGACAGGGACACTCGTCGCCGAGGCAGCCATACGCAGCGCGAGGGCATCGCGATGCAGATCTGATGTGGGCGGCAGGCGATGTCGCAGCAATTCGTCCGGGCGGTCGTCAAGGCGTTCTGTCCGCCCTGTCTTCAAAACGTCGATCACCGCTCGAATCACTTCACCGTTAGTTGGCAACTTGCCGTGCGATACCTGGCAGTACCGATGAATCGCCCCCGGCAGTTCGGCCATCGCCAGTGGCACGGTGCCATCGCCGGCGCTGCTTTTGATGAGTCCAAATTTGTCGCGTTCGCGAAGTAGTCCCACAACGGTTTCCACACCGACTCCGGCAATCATTGTCAACGGTCGCGCGTCGTCGCCTTCCCCGATGGCACCTGCGATCAGCGACGATTGAAGATCGACTGCCGCCCTCAGTACCGCCGCGCGGGGACGCGGGCCTTGGGATGGGAACGAGGCGAGGTCGAAGTAATCCACGCCATTGGCGTGACTGCCCGCCGGTAGCATCTGGCACAGACCGGTAAACGTGGAGAAGACGTCCTTTACCACGTCTTCCAGATTGTGACGGAAGTCCAGCCTCGCCACCCATTCGGCCGTCGAATACTGGCCGGTCATAACCTGAGCCGGAGCAAACGAACCGAAGTTCGGAGTCCCCAGCAGCACAGTTTGTTCCACAGCGTCAGTGTTAGAACTCAGCAGCTTCAGGGCGGCTCGCGCAACAAGGCCGCCCATGCTGTGAGCCACTATGGCCACTCGCTGTCGATCGGTGCTGAACGCGCGAATCCGATCGGCCAGCCGCTTGCCAGCGATCTGAACCGGCTGCCGCCAATCAAAATGAAAGTACTCCGGCTGAAAACCTGCGATTTGCAGACGCAGCTTCAGTTCCAGGTACGACGGCAGAAACACTCCGTTGGACCTGACGGTGTCGTTGCTGCCGGTCAAAGCCAACTGTGTGAGGCGTCCGCGAGCGATGTCGAACGGATCGATCCAGATCGTGTTGCCGTCGGCTTCGAGCGTGGAGCCCATGATGCCGGGCAGAATCAGGACGCGCAGTCCGCCTCGAGTGGATACGCGGTTGGCTTGCTGAGCCAGATGCTGCAGCTGTCGTAGGTAGTCTTCTGAAAACAGTTGCCTAAGCTGTTCGCGATCCGTTCCCAGCAGCAGCGCCCGTTCGACGGAATCGGCCGTCATGTCTGCCGGAAACGGAGGCAATGCGGTGTCTGGAGGTACCGAACTAGGTTTCGCGCTGCTCGAACGCGTGCGACGTCGCTTTGCCATCTGTCTGCCCCATGATGAAGTTCGCGTCTTCATGCCGGACAATTTGTGCCATCCGACATGTCTTCACGATACATACCACCCAGGCAAATGCAATAACGCAAGTAGTGGGCAAGGCGGGTTGGCTATTAGGCGGCTTTGCGGCGTCGCTTTGACTTGCGTTTGCTGCCCGCGTCGCGAGTCGCTGTCTTGCGAGCTGTCGTCGCTGCTTGCGACTCTTCTTCCCCGGACGAATTGGCTTTCGTACGAGTTGTGGCTTTGTCTGGGACCGAGTCCACTTCTGCGACGACGGCTTCTGCGGCGATGGCTTCCGCAGGAAAATCGACTTCGCCGGTTGCCTGAGCTGGCCATTCGTCGACGACCACAGTTTCCGATTTCGGCTGGTGTCGCTGGACCGGCGGATCGTTGCAAATATACGCCACGTAACGACAGTGCAGCAGCATCGATGCAAATGCAGCAAAGGCCGCGCTTAACACCATCGCGTTAAGCGTCATCGGGTTTATGGTGGCCGTGGCCGCGCCATGAATGAGCATGAACCTCACGACGACTGTCAACACAGCGATCAGCAACAAACTCTGCGACCAAAAACTACGACTCATGTCGGGCACAACTTTGCTTAGCACAATGCCCCAAAACGTCATCGCTGGCACGATCACCACAGCGTATCTGGCCGCTGAAATTTCTCCCGTGAAGGGCTGCAACAGCGCCGTGATCAGTTCGGGGACGATGTTCGCTGTATTCGACAGCAGTAGAATCGCCAATACAGCCTGTCCCGCCGCCAACCACTTCCACCAGCGGTAGCGGCCTTTGTAGTCGATGTCACTGCCCGCTCGAACCCAGCCGATCAGTAACGCCAGTTGAGCCGCCAGCAACAGTAACGTTCCGGTAATAACGTTGATCGTGTCTTCGAAGGGAACGGCCGCGTCAAAATCCGTGGTGAAGGTCTCAGCGGGCGTCGCCACCGCCTGTCGCGCGTAGAACAGGCCTGCTATACCAAGTAACCCGAGAACTAGAACGACGAGGTGTTTCCATATGCGAGGCGAGATTGCTCGCCGCAGCAGCCGAACATCAACGCGGGTCGCGACGGTCGACAGATCGTTCCACTTGATCGGGCGTTCAACGGGACGCTCGTCGCTGCTTGAGTATTCAGGTACATCGTCCTGGGACAGTCGGCGGCGACGACGGTCACCCAGATCTGCAGCTCCGGCAAATCGGTTTTCCATTTTGCTGCCAACCTTCTGACGGGAACGAACTGAGTCGACGGCGGGCACCCTTCGAAAGAACACTGCGGCAGATTCTGCCGGTGTGAAACGTTGAGGTGACTCGCCATCTGTTCCCATCGGCCTGTTTGTTGCCGCAGCCTCAGTTTCGCGGGCACTGCTGTCACCGCTTGAGTGCCTTCGCCATCTTACTTATCCGTGTCGCCTTCAAATGCGAACGACGGCAAGAAAGGCAGTGTTCAATCCGACAAGCGGCGTGAGCATTCGGCGAGCTTCACGCGGCGTATGAGCGATCAAAAAACAGGTCGATCCGCTACCGGACATAAACACCGGACGGCTGCACCGTTCGTTCATTTGCTGCATGAGCTTGGCCATGCCGGGATTGAGGCTCCTCGCAGGTTCCGTGAGTCGGTTGTACGCGACGTCGGCCAGGTTCTGCAGTCGGCCGCTCGCGAGAACGTCTGACACTGGCTGAAAACTTCGGTGCTCGTAGGCTGGTCCCAGTCTTCGAAACACGTCCGGCGTTGAATTGCCCACAGGCGGGCGAGCCACAACAAAGCTTAACGAACCCGCCATTGGGATCGGTTCAATTTGTTCGCCGCGACCTCGGCACACGGCGGCTCGACAGTCTTCTACGAAGAAGTTCACGTCGCTGCCGAGTGTCGCTGCAAGCCGATGCAACTCCGATTTGGGCAGCTTCAGATTCCATAACTGATTCAGGCCGAGCAGCGTTGTCGCCGCGTTGCTGGAACCACCCGCGAGCCCTGCTTCGGCGGGAATCCGTTTGTCGATCGTGATAGCAGCCCCAAGCGTGGACGCCGTCGCCTGCTGCAGTGCGCGGGCCGCTCGGAGGATCAGGTTGGATTCATCAAGCGGGAAATCTGCAGCGACATGCGTTGGATCTGAGTTCGCGACTCTTAGAGTTAGCTGATCGTCGCTCGTTGCTTCAAAGTGCAACACGTCACACAGATCCGTGCGCAGCATGACGCTTTCGAGTTCATGAAAACCGTCGTCCCGTTTGCCGAGAACTTCCAGAAATACGTTCAGCTTGGCGGGCGCCGAAAGGCAAATTGACGTCGCGGTGTTGAGCAAAATACGTTGCGCCTTGGAAATTCAAACAGGCCAGCCAGGCAACGCCGTTTGCATGCGGACGACGTCTGCAGGTGGTATACTTGCCGTTCGATCGTCTTGTCAACTGCTCGCGTCGGCGGACCTTCGACATGGCATCGAATCACAAGTCGCGACACAAGCTTAGAGGATGAATTCGGTTTAACGTGCATTCCATCTGTCTGACAGTCATTGTTCCGCCGCGATCACAACGCAACCGTTTGCTACGAACGTGGTTGGCGGTGCTGCTGGCGTGTGTGTCTGTCGCCAGTGCTGATGAGAAACCGATCCTGATGCGTTTGGAAACCGGCGAAGCGCCGTCTCCGACGTCCGTGGTGGGGCGGATTGTCGCTCGGAATGACGCCGGACAACTGTTGCTGGAAGAACCTTCCGGCCGATTGCATTCGCACACGATAAAACCGACCGATACGCTGACGGAGTTACAGCAGCCTTTCCAGCGTCTGACAGCCGACGAAATGGCGGCCCACCTGTTGAAGGAGACCGGGGCCGGATTCCGCATTCATCGTACGGACAACTTTCTGATCTGTTCCGATGCATCTGATTTGTACACCGATTTCTGCAGTCGGCTGCTGCAGCGAGTGGCGACTGAGTACCAGGAATTCTTCGAAGGCAGCGAGGTTCGAGTACTGGACACACCTGCCGACTTGCCGGTCATTATTTTTCGCAACTCAGAAACGTTTCAGGCGTTCGCAAAGCAACAGCATCCAACGACCGACTTTTCTGACGTGCCTGGCTATTATTCCGTACGAGACAACCAGATGCTGATCGCGGCGGTATCGGGAGATCGTGAGTTCCGAACAAATTCTCAGCTGCTGCGTGAACTGCGTAAGAATACTCGGCAAATCGAAACCATCGTTCACGAAGCGATCCACCAACTGGCGTTCAATACGGGACTGCAGATGCGTTACGCGGACAACCCGTTATGGTTGTCTGAGGGACTGGCCGTTTACTTCGAACACGCGGCAGGGCGCGGCACTGAATTGTGGATTCAGCCAGGCGGTGTCAATCGCATTCATCTGCCCGGCTTTAAAGCGGCATCTGCAAGCGGTGGTTTGCGGCTTCCGCTCTCGCAACTGATCTCGTCCGATGCGGCATTCCAGTCGCCCGATCAATTGGCGGACGCGTACGCGGAAAGCTGGGCGCTGGCGTACTATCTTGTGCGCAGCGATCGCAAGGCGTTCGATAAGTATCTTTCTGCGTTGCAGAATCGCAAACCGCTTGAAGCAGTTGACGCAACGACGCGGCTAAGGGAATTCGAAGCCGCGACAGGAGCATCACTTGCCGAAATTGAAGAGCGGCTGGTGAAGCACATGAGCCGCGTTCGAGTTCGGTAGGCTCGCCGGATTTCTAGCTCACTTCGGAATCGTTTACCGTTGTGATCGGCGTCTTGCGGGCGATTCGTTTCATCAGCCCTTTCAATACTTTGCCAGGGCCAACTTCGTAGAATTCTGTGCAGCCGTCATCCAGCATCTTGCGGATCGAATCCTCCCAACGAACCGGTTGCAAGACCTGTTGAATCAGCAGATTGCGAATCTCTTCCGGATCGGTATGCACTTCTGCATCTACGTTCGACACGACGGGAATTTGGGGTGACTTGATCACTGTGTCCCTCAGGACTTCCGCCAGTTGATCGTCCGCAGGCTTCATAATCGGCGTATGAAACGCGCCGGCAACGGCCAGCGGAATCGCTCGCCCGCCTTCTGCGTCCGCGATCTCCGCCGCTCGTTCGCAGGCGTCCACGGTTCCGCTGATCACGATGTTGCCGGGACACAGGTAATTTGCAATCTGGATGGATCCGTGACCTGACGCGGCATCGCAGACTTCCTGCACCTTGTCGCGATCCATCAGAAGAATGCTGACCATACCGGACGGAGTAGCATCGGCCGCCGCCTGCATGGCCTGCCCTCGCCGCTGCACAACCTTAAGTCCATCTTCGAAGGACATCGCTCCGGCAAACACCAACGCTGTGTATTCGCCGAGACTTAATCCCGCCGCCATTTCGCAGCCGAGCACCACGTCGGGGCGATCGGTTCGCAACTTTTCAAGAGCCGCAAGGCTGGCGACAAACAGAGCCGGTTGACTATGGATTGTGGAATCCAGTTGGTCGGCTGGCCCCTCAAAGCACAGCTTTGCCAGATCGTAGCCAAGAATCTCACCCGCCTCGTCGAAGCGTTTCCGAGCCTCCGGATATTGCTCGACCAGCTGTTTGCCCATACCAACATGTTGAGCTCCCTGACCGGGGAACAGAAGGGCGATTTTTGACACGAATGATGCTCCTTTTGACCGCCACAATGGCCGTCGAATTAGTCCTGGCAGTTACGTAACTTCGCGCCCGCGCAATGACCGCAGCAGACGAATCGCGGGCCAATAGGCCGCAGCGAACAACAGAATGGAAAATGGAATCTCCAGCAGCAGCACAATACCGGAAGGACCCGTGCCGAGGAAACACGCGCCCCATCGATTCTGCACAAATTCTACTGGCTCTATAAATTGGTCATGCCATTTTGATTTGTAATGATTCACCGCATGGTCAACAGATTTGACAATACGAACTTTACGGTAGTCAAAGTGTGGATCAAATCGACGATGAAGGCGCAACCTGCCGTCATCCTGGCGGATCAAAAACGCTCCAAAACGGTGTGCGGCGTAATCGAGATCAAAAGTTGAATACTCGATGTCGATGAATCCGTGCTTTATCGCGACACCCGTGACGGCAGATTCGGAAGTCGTCGTCAGATGAAACGTTGTAAAGCAACTGACAATCCACAGGACCGCAATCGATATTGCGACAAGGCATGTGGACACGAACAGCCATTGTTTGACGGCGAGCCACATGGCCAGGCATCCAATTCAGGATTGCCGCTGTTGTGGATGTTTACTCAGCAGCAATCGCGGCTGTTGCTAGGTGGTCAACAATTTGCGAATTGATGTGATGAGCTTTTAGCTCAAACGCCATCTTCAAAGCATTACGCACAGAATGCGAATCGCTGGAGCCGTGGCAGATGATGCAACTCCCGTCGATGCCCAGCAATGGTGCTCCGCCGGACTCCTGGTAGCGGTACTTTTGAGTCAGTTCATGCAGAACCTGACCAGCTTTGTCGCGCTCTACGTCCAGTGCTCCCATGATTGCGCCGCCGACGGTCTTCATCATGAATTCCGCCATGCCTTCGCTCACCTTCAGCACGACGTTACCGACGAAACCTTCGCAAATCAGAACGTCTGCGTCGCCTTGATACAGGCCGCGACCTTCGACGTTGCCGACATACGAATCTTTCAGCGGCGAATTGGAAAGGTGCGTGTGAGTGTCGCGGTAGAGTTCGTTACCCTTGCCTTCTTCACTGCCAATATTCATCAGGCCGATGCGAGGCGATTCGATGCCGAGAATTTCGCGAGCGTAGATGCTGCCCATCACGGCATACTGAAACAGATGCCGTGGCTGAGCGGCCGGGTTCGCCCCGACGTCAATCAGAACGCTTTTGCCCTTTAGGTTGGGCAGTGTGACAGCAATTCCGGGACGTTTGACGCCCTTTAAGAACAGTCGAGTCCTCAAGCCCGCCGCGACGACGGCTCCGGTGTTGCCCGCACTGACAACGGCATCAGCTTCGCGAGCGGCCATCATTTGCCAACAGCGCGCAATGGAGCAATTCGGCTTAGCTCGCAGAGCCACCGTGGGTTTTTCGTGCATGCCAACCACGCCGTCAGCGGCTGCGACGGTAATTCGGCCGTCGCCACCACCAGCTTCTGCCAGCTTTGATTCCAGCAGTTCCTGATCGCCGACCAGGGTGACGTGCAGTTCTTCCGACTGAGCAATCGCTTCAATGGCCCCCTGAACATTGGGGTCCGGGGCGTGGTCGCCCCCCATCGCGTCGAGGGCGATTCGAAACACGATTAGTCCTCGTCAATAGTCATGGTGCGGCCCTGATAATAGCCGCATGTGGGGCACACTACGTGAGTCGGCAGCGACGTTCCGCATTGTGAGCACTTGGCCAGTTGCATCGGCTTCACAGCGTTATGGCTGCGGCGCTTGCGAGATCTGGTCTTGGATTGTCGTCTTTTTGGGACTGCCATTTTCGTGAGGTCCGAGTCGTACGTGCTAGCTGGCTGATGCCCAGGGACGCAAACCCTGAACCATCAGCGACTTGTGGTCGAATGAGGCGGAATAGTGGCAATTCCGCCGCAGACTGTCAAGGATTCCTCGCCACGTTCCCGATCAGTGACGGAAAACAGTCCTGTCCGGTTGTGAAATCCAGCGAAATCCGCAAAGCTCCGGCACCAGCGGGCACTTTAGGACAGGTTGTGTGCCGTGGAACTCCCCGGAAATCCCAAGGCCAGCATTATATGCAGGATTTCCGGCGACTCTCGCGACGCCGTGCCGGTCGCCACATCATCATTGTGGATGCTGTAAACGAATTAAGGATAACGCTTTATGTCGGTAGTTGAAAAGTTGGGGCAGTTCTACCTGGGCCGAGTTCACGATCTGGCTTCGGGAGTCACATCAGCTGAGGAAGTCCATTACGACGCCAAAGATTTGACAACTCACGCCGTTTGCGTAGGTATGACAGGCAGCGGCAAGACCGGACTTTGCCTCTCGCTGCTGGAAGAAGCGGCGATTGACGGTATTCCCGCGATCTGCATCGACCCCAAAGGCGACCTTGGCAACTTAATGCTGGCCTTTCCGGGGCTCACAGCCGAAGAATTCAAGCCGTGGGTCGATCCGGCGGAGGCGACTCGATCGGGCATGACCGTCGAGGAATACGCCAAAAAGACGGCCGACATGTGGCGAAAGGGGATCGCCGAATGGGGCCAGGGCCCGGAACGCATTCAGAAGTTCCGCGATTCTGCGGAAGTCGCAATCTACACACCGGCGAGCACAGCCGGACGTCCGTTGACGGTGTTGCGGTCGTTTGTGGCTCCCAGCCCGGAAATCCAAAACGACGGCGAAGCTCTGCGCGAACGCATTATGGCGGCTGTGTCCGGACTACTGGCATTGATGCAGATCGACGCCGATCCGATCAGCAGCCGTGAACACATCCTGTTGTCTACCATCCTGGAAAAGTCGTGGCGCGAAGGCCGGGACGTGGACATGGGGACTCTGATCCGGTCCATTCAGGCACCGCCGTTTGATAAGGTCGGATTTCTGGACCTGGAATCCTTCTTTCCGGCCGACGACCGCTTCAAGCTG
This DNA window, taken from Fuerstiella marisgermanici, encodes the following:
- the fabD gene encoding ACP S-malonyltransferase, with amino-acid sequence MSKIALLFPGQGAQHVGMGKQLVEQYPEARKRFDEAGEILGYDLAKLCFEGPADQLDSTIHSQPALFVASLAALEKLRTDRPDVVLGCEMAAGLSLGEYTALVFAGAMSFEDGLKVVQRRGQAMQAAADATPSGMVSILLMDRDKVQEVCDAASGHGSIQIANYLCPGNIVISGTVDACERAAEIADAEGGRAIPLAVAGAFHTPIMKPADDQLAEVLRDTVIKSPQIPVVSNVDAEVHTDPEEIRNLLIQQVLQPVRWEDSIRKMLDDGCTEFYEVGPGKVLKGLMKRIARKTPITTVNDSEVS
- the rpmF gene encoding 50S ribosomal protein L32, translating into MAVPKRRQSKTRSRKRRSHNAVKPMQLAKCSQCGTSLPTHVVCPTCGYYQGRTMTIDED
- the plsX gene encoding phosphate acyltransferase PlsX yields the protein MFRIALDAMGGDHAPDPNVQGAIEAIAQSEELHVTLVGDQELLESKLAEAGGGDGRITVAAADGVVGMHEKPTVALRAKPNCSIARCWQMMAAREADAVVSAGNTGAVVAAGLRTRLFLKGVKRPGIAVTLPNLKGKSVLIDVGANPAAQPRHLFQYAVMGSIYAREILGIESPRIGLMNIGSEEGKGNELYRDTHTHLSNSPLKDSYVGNVEGRGLYQGDADVLICEGFVGNVVLKVSEGMAEFMMKTVGGAIMGALDVERDKAGQVLHELTQKYRYQESGGAPLLGIDGSCIICHGSSDSHSVRNALKMAFELKAHHINSQIVDHLATAAIAAE
- the ispE gene encoding 4-(cytidine 5'-diphospho)-2-C-methyl-D-erythritol kinase, producing the protein MLNTATSICLSAPAKLNVFLEVLGKRDDGFHELESVMLRTDLCDVLHFEATSDDQLTLRVANSDPTHVAADFPLDESNLILRAARALQQATASTLGAAITIDKRIPAEAGLAGGSSNAATTLLGLNQLWNLKLPKSELHRLAATLGSDVNFFVEDCRAAVCRGRGEQIEPIPMAGSLSFVVARPPVGNSTPDVFRRLGPAYEHRSFQPVSDVLASGRLQNLADVAYNRLTEPARSLNPGMAKLMQQMNERCSRPVFMSGSGSTCFLIAHTPREARRMLTPLVGLNTAFLAVVRI
- a CDS encoding CHAT domain-containing protein; amino-acid sequence: MPPFPADMTADSVERALLLGTDREQLRQLFSEDYLRQLQHLAQQANRVSTRGGLRVLILPGIMGSTLEADGNTIWIDPFDIARGRLTQLALTGSNDTVRSNGVFLPSYLELKLRLQIAGFQPEYFHFDWRQPVQIAGKRLADRIRAFSTDRQRVAIVAHSMGGLVARAALKLLSSNTDAVEQTVLLGTPNFGSFAPAQVMTGQYSTAEWVARLDFRHNLEDVVKDVFSTFTGLCQMLPAGSHANGVDYFDLASFPSQGPRPRAAVLRAAVDLQSSLIAGAIGEGDDARPLTMIAGVGVETVVGLLRERDKFGLIKSSAGDGTVPLAMAELPGAIHRYCQVSHGKLPTNGEVIRAVIDVLKTGRTERLDDRPDELLRHRLPPTSDLHRDALALRMAASATSVPVTTTEIRHMLEPFAAPGEADATTPSVGSTSTLALSKEPVVVGRKRTQRLDLRLAQGDITQAEGQAVMLGIFSDVRPGGAAVAIDQQIDGVLAEVIERRMYSANLGEVFVLPTPRRAIRADLLVLIGLGSFNEFTEETFRFAVENAMRTLLRCQVDNIVTVPIGGGTGLAKPAIVRALVQGLLAALKDAGSRPSLRELTICERDAATYEQLSHDVLQLAASPQLDDLEVTFDREILPEPPAVRTRSGHTLEFEGNRSYLIVRKVAGPDAASSNTTIDVSVLTSGRSATVLSAEQDIHNKQFEQLLDAIRKATSSGGRTGFNALTKVGEQAAELLLPKLIRDALEELRPMPLTLVNDAWSSRVPWEVVRLGDWSFGEDGNLSRRYSTDNISVAKWLRERRQAEQLRFLLVVDPTEDLEGAEREGRRIEGLIAKHKGMSLTRLWKSEATRERISAELESGEHDVLHYAGHAFFDPDNRSASGIVCAGHSVLSGRDLARLDSLPALCVFNACESGRVRSQRLPLKNPSRAEVKMQDLIDRNVSFAEAWLRGGIGNFVGTYWPVGDHAAAVFAETFYGVLLAQDPQVPPTIGSALAKAREQLYSESELDWANYIHYGEPAFRLKLSDRT
- a CDS encoding DUF1570 domain-containing protein, producing MHSICLTVIVPPRSQRNRLLRTWLAVLLACVSVASADEKPILMRLETGEAPSPTSVVGRIVARNDAGQLLLEEPSGRLHSHTIKPTDTLTELQQPFQRLTADEMAAHLLKETGAGFRIHRTDNFLICSDASDLYTDFCSRLLQRVATEYQEFFEGSEVRVLDTPADLPVIIFRNSETFQAFAKQQHPTTDFSDVPGYYSVRDNQMLIAAVSGDREFRTNSQLLRELRKNTRQIETIVHEAIHQLAFNTGLQMRYADNPLWLSEGLAVYFEHAAGRGTELWIQPGGVNRIHLPGFKAASASGGLRLPLSQLISSDAAFQSPDQLADAYAESWALAYYLVRSDRKAFDKYLSALQNRKPLEAVDATTRLREFEAATGASLAEIEERLVKHMSRVRVR